One window of Solwaraspora sp. WMMA2056 genomic DNA carries:
- a CDS encoding glycerate kinase produces MPTTRTTCLVAPDKFKGSLDATNVALALRAGLRAVRPGVQVECRPMADGGDGTVALLSDVGFDLVPVEVDGPTGQTVRTSYAVRGEVAVVELADACGLSQLPDGVPAPLDASSYGLGQVIVAAVRSGCRHLVIGLGGSASTDGGAGLLQALGARVLDRDQQNIPRGGRRLAEVASVDLNPVHDLLRGVSVTVAADVDNPLLGSRGAAATYGPQKGADPAQVNLLEQALSRFATAVGQAAGAGLAAAPGAGAAGGVGFAALALGATIRRGIEVFLDLTDFATALTSARLVITGEGRLDQQSLAGKTPVGVAAAAHAAGVPVVAVAGQSTLDAADLAAAGFAGAYPLASIDPDLDRCQSDAAELLTEIGRRIALDHLTG; encoded by the coding sequence ATGCCCACCACCAGGACGACGTGTCTCGTGGCACCGGACAAGTTCAAGGGGTCACTCGACGCGACGAACGTCGCTCTGGCGCTGCGTGCCGGGCTACGGGCCGTCCGACCCGGCGTCCAGGTCGAGTGCCGTCCGATGGCCGATGGCGGCGACGGCACCGTCGCGCTCCTGTCAGATGTCGGCTTCGACCTGGTTCCGGTGGAGGTCGACGGGCCGACCGGCCAGACCGTACGAACGAGTTACGCGGTCCGCGGCGAGGTGGCGGTCGTCGAGCTCGCCGACGCGTGCGGGCTCAGCCAGCTACCCGACGGCGTTCCCGCCCCCTTGGACGCCTCGTCGTACGGACTCGGGCAGGTCATCGTCGCAGCGGTCCGCAGCGGCTGCCGTCACCTCGTCATCGGCCTGGGTGGCAGCGCCAGCACCGATGGCGGAGCCGGCCTGCTGCAGGCGCTGGGCGCCCGGGTGCTCGACCGCGATCAGCAGAACATTCCGCGCGGCGGTCGCCGGCTCGCCGAGGTAGCCTCCGTCGATCTGAATCCCGTGCACGACCTGTTGCGTGGTGTCTCGGTGACGGTGGCCGCCGACGTTGACAATCCCCTGCTTGGTAGCCGAGGCGCGGCCGCCACGTACGGACCGCAGAAGGGTGCCGACCCCGCGCAGGTCAACCTGCTTGAGCAGGCTCTGAGCCGGTTCGCCACAGCAGTCGGACAGGCAGCCGGTGCGGGGCTGGCCGCAGCGCCCGGGGCTGGGGCCGCCGGCGGCGTCGGATTCGCCGCCCTGGCACTCGGTGCGACCATTCGCCGGGGTATCGAGGTCTTCCTGGACCTGACCGACTTCGCCACGGCCCTGACCAGCGCCCGTCTGGTGATTACCGGAGAGGGGCGCCTCGATCAGCAGAGCCTGGCCGGGAAGACTCCGGTGGGGGTTGCGGCAGCGGCGCACGCCGCAGGTGTGCCGGTCGTCGCGGTGGCCGGCCAGTCGACGCTCGATGCGGCCGACCTCGCTGCCGCCGGCTTTGCTGGCGCTTACCCGCTCGCCAGTATCGACCCCGACCTCGACCGATGCCAGTCGGATGCCGCTGAGCTGCTCACCGAGATCGGACGACGGATAGCCCTGGACCATCTCACCGGTTGA
- a CDS encoding transposase — MAVRGNLLVATPTSAPDRPHYGRDLVVVDRWFPSTRLCSGCRALAERMPLQVRSWTCRCGQAHDRDIDAARNILAEGLSVIACGGGVRPHGESSSRTGGRRRSRNFLGRPRESRPLGRGGSQAGPGCPVVNLVGS, encoded by the coding sequence GTGGCGGTTCGGGGAAACCTACTGGTGGCGACACCGACAAGCGCTCCGGACCGACCTCACTACGGCCGGGATCTGGTGGTCGTGGACCGCTGGTTCCCGTCGACCCGGCTGTGTTCGGGCTGCCGCGCACTGGCCGAGCGGATGCCGTTGCAGGTGCGGTCGTGGACCTGCCGGTGCGGGCAGGCCCACGACCGGGACATCGACGCGGCCCGCAACATCCTCGCGGAGGGGCTCTCCGTGATTGCCTGTGGAGGCGGTGTAAGACCTCACGGGGAGTCCTCCTCTCGGACGGGCGGTCGTCGGCGAAGCAGGAACTTCCTGGGGCGACCCAGGGAATCCCGTCCCTTGGGGCGGGGAGGAAGTCAAGCCGGACCTGGGTGCCCAGTGGTCAATCTGGTAGGTTCTTGA
- a CDS encoding aldo/keto reductase — protein sequence MQYRTLGRTGVQVSTLVLGAMNFSTAGRTDQQEATAIIDAALDAGINLIDTADWYGQGESEQMVGKAIAGRRDDIVLATKANMPMSDERNHQGGSRRWLVTALDDSLRRLGVDHVDLYQVHRWDPTTSDEETLSALTDLQRAGKIRYFGSSTFPAYRIVQAQWAARENKTSRYVTEQPPYSILQRGIEAHVLPAIQEYGMGVLAWSPLASGWLSGAIRADREISTNRSGFRPQMFDLTVPANQAKLDAVEKLATVADDAGVTLIQLALGFVTAHPGVTSAIIGPRTADHLRSQLAAADTVLTADVLDAIDTIVAPGVDLAPQEKHDTPPALLDPALRRR from the coding sequence GTGCAGTACCGCACTCTCGGCCGTACCGGCGTCCAGGTCAGCACCCTCGTGCTCGGCGCGATGAACTTCAGCACCGCCGGCCGTACCGACCAGCAGGAAGCCACCGCCATCATCGACGCCGCCCTCGACGCCGGGATCAACCTGATCGACACCGCCGACTGGTACGGCCAGGGCGAGTCGGAGCAGATGGTCGGCAAGGCCATCGCCGGCCGCCGCGACGACATCGTGCTGGCCACCAAGGCCAACATGCCGATGAGCGACGAGCGCAACCACCAGGGCGGCTCCCGCCGCTGGCTGGTCACCGCCCTGGACGACAGCCTGCGCCGGCTCGGCGTCGACCACGTCGACCTCTACCAGGTGCACCGCTGGGACCCGACGACCAGCGACGAGGAGACCCTGTCCGCGCTGACCGACCTGCAGCGGGCCGGCAAGATCCGCTACTTCGGCTCGTCGACCTTCCCGGCCTACCGGATCGTCCAGGCCCAGTGGGCGGCCCGGGAAAACAAGACCAGCCGGTACGTGACCGAGCAGCCGCCGTACTCGATCCTGCAACGCGGCATCGAGGCCCACGTCCTGCCGGCCATCCAGGAGTACGGCATGGGGGTGCTGGCCTGGAGCCCGCTCGCCTCGGGCTGGCTCTCCGGCGCGATCCGGGCCGACCGGGAGATCAGCACCAACCGGTCCGGTTTTCGGCCGCAGATGTTCGACCTGACCGTCCCCGCCAACCAGGCCAAGCTCGACGCGGTCGAGAAACTCGCCACCGTCGCCGACGACGCCGGCGTGACGCTGATCCAGCTGGCGCTCGGCTTCGTCACCGCGCACCCCGGGGTGACCAGCGCGATCATCGGCCCGCGCACCGCCGACCACCTGCGTTCCCAGCTGGCCGCCGCCGACACCGTACTGACCGCCGACGTGCTCGACGCCATCGACACGATCGTCGCTCCCGGCGTCGACCTCGCCCCGCAGGAGAAGCACGACACCCCGCCAGCCCTGCTCGACCCGGCGCTGCGTCGCCGCTGA
- a CDS encoding alpha/beta fold hydrolase: MSLDVRADDGCRLWVEQSGDGPPLVLCHGGPGMWDYFEPLARLLNEHLRVIRWDQRGCGRSQRRGPYSVARFVADLDAVRDQLAGPRMALPGHSWGAHLALRYAIDHPERVGQLIYVCGTGIDAERRWHPHYGRKLRLRLGDRLARWETLDSRARTTSRSSTTMRTLSIR, encoded by the coding sequence ATGAGCCTGGATGTCCGCGCCGACGACGGCTGCCGACTGTGGGTGGAGCAGTCCGGCGACGGTCCGCCGCTGGTGCTCTGTCACGGTGGTCCGGGTATGTGGGACTACTTCGAACCGCTCGCCCGGCTTCTCAACGAGCATCTCCGCGTCATCCGGTGGGATCAGCGCGGCTGTGGGCGATCGCAGCGGCGCGGGCCGTACAGCGTCGCCCGCTTCGTCGCCGACCTCGACGCGGTACGCGACCAGCTGGCCGGACCGCGCATGGCCCTGCCCGGTCACTCGTGGGGTGCCCACCTGGCGTTGCGGTACGCCATCGACCACCCCGAGCGGGTCGGTCAGCTGATCTACGTCTGCGGGACCGGCATCGACGCTGAACGCAGATGGCATCCGCACTATGGGCGGAAGCTGCGGCTACGGCTCGGGGATCGTCTGGCCCGGTGGGAGACCCTCGACTCCCGCGCCCGCACGACGTCAAGGTCCTCGACCACGATGAGGACGTTGTCCATCCGCTGA
- a CDS encoding tartrate dehydrogenase, whose protein sequence is MSNQHHFRIAVIPADGVGREVVAAGRDVLDALEGRSGGRFGFQWAEFPWGSDYYAEHGIMMPEDGLDTLRDFDAIYFGAVGWPTVPDHISLWGLRLRICQGFDHWANVRPVTFLPGVTSPLRKADTVELDWVVVRENTEGEYAGLGGRNLSARGAGGEVAVQSALFTEVGCERIMRFAFDLARTRTRKKVASVTKSNAQQYGMVLWDDTFRRVAADYQDVETESVLVDAMAAKFVLHPEDLSVVVASNLNADILSDLGSALAGSLGLAPSANLNPERRYPSMFEPVHGSAPDIAGMGICNPIGAIGSAAMMLTHLGLPDEARKINAAIEATTAQGLLTRDIGGSASTKAVTEAIIKNLPD, encoded by the coding sequence ATGAGCAATCAGCACCACTTCCGTATCGCCGTCATTCCCGCCGACGGCGTCGGTCGGGAGGTAGTCGCCGCTGGACGGGACGTACTTGACGCACTGGAAGGGCGCTCCGGTGGTCGTTTCGGATTCCAGTGGGCGGAGTTCCCGTGGGGTTCGGACTACTATGCCGAGCACGGGATCATGATGCCTGAGGACGGTCTGGACACGTTGCGCGACTTCGACGCCATCTATTTCGGTGCCGTTGGGTGGCCCACGGTACCTGACCACATCAGCCTGTGGGGTCTTCGCCTGCGCATCTGTCAGGGATTCGACCATTGGGCGAACGTCCGGCCGGTGACTTTCCTGCCAGGCGTCACCAGTCCACTACGGAAGGCTGACACCGTAGAGCTCGACTGGGTCGTCGTCCGAGAGAACACCGAAGGCGAATACGCCGGCCTCGGCGGACGCAACCTCTCCGCCCGCGGTGCGGGCGGAGAGGTTGCCGTCCAGTCCGCCCTGTTCACCGAGGTCGGCTGCGAACGGATCATGCGGTTCGCGTTCGACCTCGCTCGCACCAGGACCCGCAAGAAGGTGGCCAGCGTCACCAAGAGTAACGCCCAGCAGTACGGTATGGTCCTCTGGGACGACACGTTCCGGCGGGTCGCCGCAGACTATCAGGACGTCGAAACGGAAAGCGTCCTTGTGGACGCGATGGCGGCCAAGTTCGTCCTACACCCGGAGGATCTCTCGGTCGTCGTCGCGTCCAATCTCAACGCGGACATCCTTTCCGACCTCGGCAGCGCTCTCGCGGGTAGCCTCGGCCTCGCCCCGAGTGCGAATCTCAATCCGGAACGGCGGTACCCGAGCATGTTCGAGCCGGTTCACGGGTCCGCGCCCGACATCGCCGGGATGGGAATCTGCAATCCCATCGGCGCCATTGGCAGCGCAGCGATGATGCTGACCCATCTCGGCCTGCCCGACGAGGCCAGGAAGATAAACGCCGCGATCGAGGCGACCACGGCACAAGGGCTGCTGACGCGGGATATCGGCGGCAGCGCCAGCACCAAGGCTGTCACCGAAGCCATCATCAAGAACCTACCAGATTGA